The sequence GCCCGCCACCAGCACGCGACCAAACGGCTCCCAGCCGGGGTCGCCGCTGTCCAGAGTGGTCACGTCGCCAGGATCGAGCCCGGCGGGCCAGCCGCTGGTCCACTTGCCGGTGCGCGCGTCGAGGCTGCCGAGCACCGTGTAGGCGAGCGCGCGCAGCCAGGCCGGCTGTTCAGTCGCTTCGTGCCACAGTTCCAGTTGCGGCCGCAAGGCCTGCGCGTTGCTCGTCGCCGCGATCACCAGGGCCATCGTCACCGCCGGATAGTCCGGGTCGCGCTGCCCGGGACTGACCAGCGCGGCGATACGCGGCGTGCAACCCAGCTCGGCGGCCAGCCAGTCGTCGAGCGTCCGGCGGGCCGCGGGCCAGCCGCCGTGCAGTTGAGCCAGCAGGTCGCGCTCCAGCAGGCGCGTGGCGGGCACGGCGCGCCATTTCAGCACCGGGGCTGCGGGATACGGCCCCTTCAGCGTCGGCTTGCTCCCGGGCTGGCCCCACTCCGCGGCCGCGGCGATCTCGGCCGGCGTGACGTCGAGCGGGTCGGCGCGGCCGGCCTCGCCGAAAAGCTTGCCGCGCAGCCGGGCGATCGCCCAGGTGAGGCGCTGCTGGTCGTGGGGGTCGCACGTGGGCAGGAGCTGGGCGAGGCTCTCGGCGATCGTGTGGCACGCGCTGCGATACTGTGGGCCGCGCTGCTCGAGCACCAAGCCGGCGGCGGCCCGCACGGGGGCGGCGGCGCTGGCCCCGATCCGTTTCAGGATATCGCGCGGCTGGCGGACATCGCGCGGGTCGAAGTTCAGGGATTGTTGCGCGGGCCGCGCCAGGTCGAAGATCGCATCGGCCAGGCGCTCGCCGCGCTGCTGCCCGAGCCAGGACCAGCTTTCCCAGTAGCTGGCCAGAAGCCGCTCGAAGACGCCGAGCGGCTCGTTCTGCGCGAGGATCCGCAGGCCGGCGGTCGTGCGGCTCAGGTCGGTCGTCGCCTGCCGCAGACCGAGGCGGGTACCCGGCTCGTCGTTGCTCCGGGCTGCGCCGGCGACACGGGCGAGGAGCAGACTGCGCTGCAGCTCGGAAAGCCACAGGTCGGCTAGGTCGGCCGCGACGCGTTCGTCGCCGAGCTGGGCGCGGGCGCGGAGCGCCGTCGCGCGCAGGCCGCGCTGCTGCTGGCAGCGTTCCAGGAGCGCGAGCCAATCCGCGCGGGCGCTGAGATGGGCGTCCCGGGTGCGCACCAACAGGTCGAGGGCGGCGCGGACGTTTGCGCGGGCCTGCGGCGCGTCGGTGTACTTGTCGAGCGCCGCAGCCAGCGCATCGGCCACGGCCGGCGCAGCGCGTTGCTCCACGCCGGAAAGCGCGCATAGCGCCGCCTCGCGGTCAGCACTGGTGCGGGCGGCGAAGAGTTGTGCGGCGAGCTCCGCGCCGGCGATCTCCTTCGGCGCGGTGGGCACGAAGGGCGCCGGAGGTGGTTGGCGCTGGATGCGGACCATGTGCAGCACGGCAAACAACACCAGCACGCCGACCGCGACGCTCGCGCCAGCGATGGTCCAGAAACGCCAAGTGAGGAATCGGAGACGTTGCCTGAGCGGCAGACGTTTGCCGGTCGCGAGGTTCGTGTGGCACTGGTGGCACCAGACGGCGGTGGGCGCGACCTCGGCGTGGCAGCGCGGGCACGTCGGCACGTTGGACTGCGCGGCGGCGGGCTTCTGGGCCATGAGCTCGGACGGCAAGGGGACGTTGAAGTTCTGGCCGCACGCCGGGCAGAGCTTGGTCTGGCCGGCGGTCTCGTCGGCGGCGACCAGGACGCGGAGGCAGTGCGGACAGCGAATCTTCAGCGGCATCCCGAGCTCGCTTTACAGGTGCACACCCCACCGGGGCTGGGCACAACTGACATTTGTAGACCCGGACGCGGCGCCCGGCAAGTGCGGCCCGCGGGCCGTTCATTCAGAGCCCCGAGCGTCAGCGAGCGGGTACCCGCGAAGCGCGGATGTGATCCGCAGCCCGCTCGCTGACGCTCGGGGCTGTGATTGGCGGGCGGGCGCCACTGCGCTAGAATTCACCGCCGGATCGCCAGCCACTGCCAGTCGGAGGCTCAGCCACTAATGCCTAACGCTACTGACCCGGACTTCATGCAGCTTGAAGGTCTGCTCACCGAGGACGAGCGGCATGTCCGCGACGCCGTCGGCCGCTTCGTGGACGAACGCGTGCTGCCGATCATCGCGGCGTGCTTCGAGGAGGAGCGCTTCCCGCGCGAGCTGATCCCCGAGATGGCGGCCATGGGGCTCTTCGGGCCGACGTTCAAGGACTATGGCTGCGCGGGGCTCAGTAACGTCGCGTACGGTCTCATCATGCAGGAGCTGGAGCGCGGCGACAGCGGGTTGCGCAGCTTCGCTTCGGTGCAGAGCGGGCTCGTCATGTACCCGATCCACCGCTATGGCTCGGACGAGCAGAAGGAACGGTGGCTGCCCGCGCTCGCCCAGGGCCAGGCGATCGGCTGCTTTGGCCTGACCGAGCCGGACGGCGGGTCCGATCCGGGGACGATGAAGACGCGCGCCCGCCGGGCCGGCGGCGACTGGGTTCTGAGCGGCGCGAAGATGTGGATCACGAACGGCACGGTTGCTGACGTGGCGGTTGTGTGGGCCCAGACCGACGAGGGCATTCGCGGCTTTCTGGTCGAGCAGGGTGCGCCGGGGTTCACGTCGCGGGACATCGCGCACAAGTTTTCGCTACGGGCGTCAGTGACATCGGAGCTGTTTTTTGACGACTGCCGGGTGCCGGAGCGCAATCGACTGCCCGGCGCGGTGGGGCTGGCGGCGCCGCTGAGCTGCCTGACGCAGGCCCGCTACGGTATCGCGTGGGGAGCGATCGGGGCGGCGCAGGCGTGCTTCCGCGAGGCGCTGGCGTTCGCCCGGCAGCGGGTGCTGTTCGGCGAGCCGCTGATTCAGAAGCAGATCATTCAGCAGCGTCTGGCCGAGATGGTCCGGCGCATCTCGACGGCGCAACTTCTGGTGTGGCAGCTCGGGCGACTGAAGGACCTGGACCAGATGCACCACACGCAGGTATCGCTGGCGAAGTGGAACAACGTCCGCATGGCCCTCGACGTGGCCCGCGACGCCCGCGACCTGCTCGGTGCCGGCGGGATCACGGTCGAGCAAGTCCCCATCCGGCACATGCTGAACCTGGAGAGCGTCATCACGTACGAGGGGACGGAGACGATTCATCAACTCATCGTCGGCCGTGAGATCTGTGGCGTAGAGGTGTTCTGAGGGCGGGGCGCTGATAGTGCGTAACGTGGCGGCCGACAAGGCGGTAGGGCAGGTCGCGTCCGTGTGCGACCTGCCAGTGGGCCCTCGTTGCTGAATACACAGACCCGCGGCGCCAAGGCAAGTGGCGCGGCGTATCGCCGAGCAACGCTGCGCGGGGACCGCAGTGAGGGTCGGCTGAAGCCGACCAGGTCGATGCACCGGGTCGCGCGAATGCGGGAGATACGCTCTGCGGGCTGCGTGCGGTTCGTTCACTGCCGTTTCCGGCTCGGACCATGACCTTGCTGCGCAAGACCATGCCGCACGGCCGACTCGGGGGTCGGCCGCTACATTGCCGTGCGGGTCACGCGGCCGAAGATCGTGTATTCGCAGCCAACCGCGGTGCTGCGGCAGACTTCGATTTCGGGGAGCGTCACGCGCCAGGTCTTGCCGTCGCGCGTGCCGACGATGACCAGCGGGCCGCCGCGCGTGCCTTCTGGCAGCGGTTGATGCGTGGTCAGCGCACCATGCGGCTCGTCGCTATCGGGGTTGTACAGCGTGACGGCGATCACGTCCGCGATGCGTTGCTCGCCGAACATGACCTCCGACGGAATGTAAGCTTCGGTTGCCATCAACGCGGGGCTCCAGGCCTAGAGCGCTTCTAGCCGCAGGCGCAGATCGCGGTCGTGCAACTCGTGCAGGAACTCATCCAGATCGCCCGCGACGAGGATGCGCGGCAGATCGTACACGTCCTTGTTGATGCGGTGATCGGTCACGCGATTCTGCGGGAAATTGTACGTGCGGATGCGTTCGCTGCGGTCGCCGGAACCGACCATGCTCTTGCGGTCGGACGCGACCTGCTTCTGTTGCGCCGTCTGAAAGTGCTCGTACAGCCGCGACAGCAGCACGCGGCGGGCCTTCGCCCGATTCTTGTGCTGGCTCTTCTCGTCGCGCATCGACACGGTGATGCCGGTCGGAATGTGCTCCAGTTTGATCGCGCTGGAGACCTTGTTGACGTTCTGGCCGCCGGGGCCGCCGGCCCGGCTGACGTGCTCCAGCACGTCCTTCTCCCAGTTGACGTCGATCTCAATCTCTTCCGGCTCGGGCAGGACGGCGACCGTGGCGGCGGACGTGTGAATGCGCCCCTGCGCCTCGGTCTTCGGCACACGTTGCACGCGGTGTCCGCCAGCCTCGAACCGAAAGTGCAGGTACACCTCTTCGCCGGTGACGTTCAGGATCGCTTCCTTGATGCCGCCCAGCTCGGATGGCGAAATCGACATGACCTCGACCTTGTGGCCCTTGCGGGCGGCGTAAGCGGTGTACATGCCGAGCAGGTCGCCGGCGAAAAGCGCGGCCTCATCGCCACCGGTGCCGGCGCGAATTTCGAGAATGATCGAGCTGATCGAGGCTTCGTCGCCGGTGACGAGGCGTTCCTTGAGGTCGTTCAGCAGCTTCTCGCGGCGGGCTTCCAGGTCCGGCAGCTCCGCCTCGGCGAGCTGGCGCAGGTCCGGGTCGGCGTCGTCGGCCAGCAGTTCCTGCGACTCGACGAGCTGGTCGGTGACGCGGCGATAGTCGCGGTAGGGCCGGGCGATTTTCTCGAGTTCGCCGTGCTCGCGCGCCAGCCGCGTCATGAGGGCGCCGTTCGAGGCAACCTCGGGGCGGACCATCTGCGCGGCGATGTCGTCGCCTTTGGAGACCATCTCCTTCACGCGTTCCATCCAGGGCGGATCGGCTACGTTGACCGGCATGGGGGGCTCAACTCAATGCGGGTGGCAGTGTGGCACGGACTCAAACAAGACGGCCCGGGCGCACTGCCCAGGCCGTCCACGTAATTCAGAGCCGTCCAGCTAATGACGGGCGCCGGGTTTCTCTTCTGCACGCGGCTTGAAGTAGTCGCCGCCGAACTTCTTCTGGAAACGCTCCACGCGCCCGGCGGCGTCGACAAACTTCTGCTTGCCGGTGTAGAAGGGGTGGCAGACGTTGCAGATGTCCACCTTGATGACCGGGACGGTGGCCCGGGTGGTGAACGTGTTCCCGCAGGCACAACTGACCTGCGCTTCACCGTACTTCGGATGGATGTCAGGCTTCATGGCACTGGTTCCTGGTTGCGGCCCCACGGGGGCTTCCATGCGACTCACGAGCCCAGTATTATTGCAGACGCCGGCGGGTTCCGCAACAGGGTTTCCAGCCCGGGACCGCTGCCGGTCTGCCGTCCACCGGGTCGAGGTGCCGCATGCCGCCGTCCACACCGGAGCCGGTCGTTCGCCTCGATAGCGTCGTAAAGGTCTACCAGCCGGCGGCGGGGGTGGAGGTGCCGGCGCTAAGGGGCGTGTCGTTCACCATTTACCGCGGGGAGTACATCGCGATTGTCGGGCCATCGGGCAGCGGCAAGTCGACGCTGCTGAACATCCTCGGCTGTCTGGACCGGCCGACCAGCGGCACGTACTGGCTCGACGGGCACGACGTGTCGCGGTTCGACGATGATGCGCTGTCCGATATCCGCGGCCGGCGGATCGGGTTCGTGTTTCAGAGCTTCAACCTGATCGCGACGCAGACCGTGCTCGAGAACCTCGAGACGCCACTTTACTACCAGGGCTTCCGCGCGCGCGAGCGGAAGCAGATGGCGCTGCAGCTGATCGAGCGCGTCGGCCTGGCGGACCGGGCCGAGCACCGGCCGCACGAGTTATCGGGCGGCCAGCAGCAGCGCGTGGCGATCGCCCGGGCGCTGGCGAACGATCCGGCGATCCTGCTGGCGGACGAGCCGACCGGCAACTTGGACAGCAAGACGGGGCAACTCATTCTGCAAATGCTCGATGAGCTGAACGCCGCCGGCCGAACGGTCATCATCGTGACGCACGACATGAACGTGGCCCGGCGTTGCGGGCGGGTGGTCGAGCTGAGTGACGGGCTGATCCAAGACGGCGGGAGTGCGGCATAAGGCAGGTCGCGTGTGTTTGCGAGCTGCCGGGTGGAATGTGCCACCCAGGTTCACACACAATCCACGGCCTTGCTGCGCACGACCGCCACCCCGACGGCCGGCTGGGGGGGCGGCCGCTACCGCGTGAAGCGGAGGATGTAATCTTGGGCGCGGGCGACCGTCGCCTGGATGCCCGCCATGCTGCGTTCGAGCGTGTGCCGCGTGATCGAGAGCGTCGGGATGTAGAACGCCTCGTTGTCACGCTCGTCAATCCACGGTTTGTCCGGCCATTCATGCACGCCGGTCGTACCGTCGGGTGATGCCAGCGCGAGATAGCCGCAACTGCGAATGAAGCGGCCCGCCCACGCGCGCATCAGCGGCGATTTCTCTCGGCCGAAGCCCTTGCGCCCGTCCTGCGTCTCCTCCCAGATCTGCACTACCGGCGTAAGGCCGAGCAGCATCTCGTTCCATTCCTCGCCCGCGATGAGCACGTCCGGCTGGCGCTCGTGCAGATCGCGCACGAGCCGGCGGACGCCCTCGACCTGGTCCCACGCGGGATCGTTGTAGAAGACGTTGCAGGTCTCGTCGAGAAAGACGGCGTCGATGCCGTAGTCACGCACGAGGCGGTCCACGGCGGCGACCAGGATTTCGCGCAACGCCGGCGGTTCGAGCGCGATGTACGCGTGGGCCGCGTCACCCAGCCCGTCATGATCCCAGTCGATGTGATAGGCGTGGCGCGGCAGGCCGTTCCAGTCGCGGATGACGTAGTCCTTCAGGTGCGTCAGGTACAGCGGGTGCCGCATGTTGATCGCCATCGCGTTCAAGTGCGGCATCACGTGAAAGCCAAGTTCGCGGGCCCGCGTGCAGAAGTCGCGGAAGCCGTCCTCGCCGCCCAGCCCCGGCGACGGGCGATAGTCGGGATAGTCGCGCATGTACCGGCCGTCCCAGCCGATCGGGTAGAGCAGCGTCTGCGCCGCGGGGAAGAGCCCGGCCAGCGCCTCGATCGCGCTCGTCATGCCGGCGAAATCGAGGTTCGTGCCGCCGTTCCAATCGGTGCCGTGCAGGTTTACGACGAGGCCGACGTGGCGCGTCCACGCAGGCATGTCACGCCGGCGGTCGAATTGCAGGGCACCGAACGCGCGCTCGACGAACGCGGCGTAGTCGTCCAGCATGGGCTCAAGCGCGTCGCGGTAGCCGATCTCCCACACGCTGGATTCGAACTTCCGCGTACGCTCGCGAAGCGACGCGTCCTGCACGATTTGCAGACGCATGCGGTCGCCGTTGCGCAGCGCCAGCAGACGCTTAAAGCGCCACGGAGCTTCGTGCGTAACGACGGTGAAATACCGGGAACCGTGCTGCCAGACGGCAAAGCCGGTGCGCCAATCGCGCGGGAAATCCCACTGCCGCCATGTCGCCTCGGCGAGGTCGGTCTGCTCGGGCGCGAGCATACGCATGTAGGGCAATTCGAGTGCGAGCTTGACGGCCTTGATCGCGTGCTCGTGTTCGGCGGTCACCTGTACGCGGATGCCCTCGGCGTCGGCGCTGTGCACGCGCACCATGAGCTGGCCGGCGGTGGACGGCCGCGCCTCGCCATCCGCGCCGTTCACGAGCTGATCGCATACGAACGTCTCGCCGGCGGATTGCCAGCCCGTCGCGTGATAGAACGTCCCTTCGCAGGTGTAGACCTGCACGTTGAGTTCAAAGGGTCCGATGGTGAGCCGGTCATTCATCATTCATCCTCGATCACACCGTTGCCCATCACGTGCGCAGGGCGATGACATCGGTGCGTGTGCCGGTTTCCGTGCCGACGGCCAGCGCGAACTTCGCCGCCGCCCGGGGGTGGTCGAACAGCCGAAAAAGCGCCGCGCCCGATCCGGTGAGCCGTACGGCCTGCCCGGTGACGGCGCTGATCTCCGCGGCCAGGGCACCGAGTTCCGGCGCGACCTGAAACGCTGCCGCTTCGAGATCGTTGAACAGCAGGTCCATCAGCGCGTTGGCGGACGTACGGGCGGCGAGAACCTCCGTGAGCGGCGGCCGTGGCGGCGGCGGGCCCAGGCGGTCGCAGGTGGCGTACACGGCAGGGGTGGCGCAGTGAATCTCGGGCAGGATCAGCGCGAGCCACAACGCCGGCGGTGCACCGAGGTCTTCGATTTGTTCGCCGCGCCCACGCAGTATGCAGAGCGGCGTGTGCAGGAACAGTGGCACGTCCGAGCCGAGCTCCGCACCGAGCGCGGCGAGTTGAGCGCGCTCAAACCGCGTCTGCCACAGGTCATTAAGCAGCGTGAGCGTCGTGGCTGCGTCGGAACTCCCGCCGCCCAGCCCCGAGCCCGCGGGGATGCGCTTGCGCAGGTCGATCTGCGTGCCGTGGTTCGTGCGCGCGGCAGCGTTGAGTGCCTTGGCCGCGCGCAGGACCAAGTTGGAGCCGTCGGACGCCAGCGTCGGATCGTCGCAGGTCAGGCCGTAGCAGCCATCCTCGTGCGAGGCGACGGATACGGTGTCGCAGAGGTTGATCTGCGCGACGAGCGACTCGAGCTCATGAAAGCCATCCGACCGCACGCCGGTGACGCGCAGCGTGAGGTTGATCTTCGCCGGGGCATTGCGGAGCAGCGTTTCCATGCGGGCAGCTTCGGAGAGGCTTGGGCCGGCGTCAAGCCGGCGTGGGTGCCGGCGGGAGAGGCGGGTATTGAGCGACGGTCGGCGGGAGCTTGAGCGCGGCGGTAGAATTAGACTGTGCGGCCGGGTATGCGAGAGCGCGTGTCAGAATGGGCGGCGTCGCGGATCGCCGGCTTGCGACTCGCGCGGCGGCCGCGGTCGCGCCTGCGGCGGGCGGTGGAGATCGGCTGTGCCGTGCTGCTGGGGGCGATTCTGCTGAGCATGATCTGGTCGCTCAGCTATGAGGGGGCGTTGTTCTACGCCAGCTTCGATCGCGGGTCATTGTTCTTTTCGATGCGGGAGAGTGTGCAGCCGGAGGGTTGGTCGCTTTCGCTCAGCCGGACGGCACTGCGGTTCATGTTCAACCTGTTTCCGTCGCTGGGGGGCACGCCGCCGCGATACGTGTGGCGCGGGTATGTGCCACTGTGGATCCCGCTGGCGCTGCTGGCGTTGCTGACGGCGGCGCTGTGGTGGCGGGAGCGGCGACCGTTTCCGCCGGGGTGCTGCCGGACGTGCGGGTACGACCTGCGGGGGAATCAGAGCGGGCGGTGTCCGGAATGCGGGGTGGCCTGTGCGATCGCCGGGGAACGGGCGGGGCCGGCGGGGGACATTTCGCGCAGTTGACAGTTCGTAGTTTGTTAGGTATATTATAGGTGGGAACGGAATCAGCGCGCGGTGGGGCTACACGCCCGGCGGTGGGCCGCTGGGGAGAGACAGAGTATGCCCGGCCGGCGAAAGCCCGGAGTACGCGCGGGGGTAGGTGGCGGGGGCGACGGTGTACGTCGGCCACGGGAGGCCGATGGTCCGGCTCGACGGGAGCCGCGCGCTCCAGCTCGGCGGGAGCCTCGCCCTCCCTGCCAAGGGATATGGGCGAGCGACTTCCGGTCGGTCGGCGGGACGATCGCCGCGGAGCCTCGGTCGCCCGGGCAGGGGGTTCGTGCATCGGCGGGAGTGCCGGTGCCACAGAGCTTCACCGGCGGGACGCCGATGCCACATCAGGCGGCGTACGCCGAGCTGCACTGCCTGTCGAATTTCTCATTTCTGCGCGGGGCGTCGCACGCGGAGGAACTTGTCGCACGCGCGGCAGAGTTGGGGTACGCGGCGCTTGCGATCACGGACCGCAACTCGCTCGCCGGCGTGGTGCGCGCCCACGTCGCCGCCAAAGAGCACGGCCTGCATCTCGTCATCGGGGCGGAGATCACGCCGGTGGATGCGGCGCCCATTGTGCTGCTGGCCCCGAACCGGGTGGCTTACGGGCGGCTGGCACGGCTGATCACACGCGGGCGGTTGCGGTGCCGGAAGGGGGCATGCGAGATTCGGCTGGCGGACGTGGCGGAGCTGGGGAGCGGGGCCGGGTTGATTGGGATTGTTGTGCCGGCGGAAAGCCACGAAGCCACGAAGCCACGGAGCCGCGCAGGGGGAGGGCGGTGTCCGGTGGCCGCACCTGAACTGGCGGCGTTTGCGCCTTACGGCGCGTATCGCGCCATCTTTGGGGACGACTGCTTCCTTGCGGCTGAGCTGGCTTATGACGTGCCGGATGCCGTGCGGCTTGAGCGGCTCCGCGCGCTGTCGGAGCAGACCGGGCTACCGCTCGTGGCCGCGAACGATGTGCACTACCACGTGCCCGAGCGGCGCTATTTGCAGGATGTGCTGACGTGCATTCGCGAGAAATGCACGCTCACGTCGGCGGGGCGGCGGCTGCTGGCGAATGCGGAACGGCACCTGCGGCCGCGCGACGAGATCGCGCGGCGGTACGCGCCGTATCACGAGTTGCTGCAGCGCACCGTGGACATCGCGCGGCGTTGCACGTTCAGCCTGGATGAGCTGCGCTATGAGTATCCGCACGAGCTGGTGCCGCCGGGCGTGACGGCGCACGAGTACCTGACGCGGCTGACGTGGGCGGGGGCACGCGAGCGGTATGGAAGAAGCCACGGAGCCACGGAGCCACGCAGCCACGAAGGAGAAGACGGTGGAGATCAAGACGTTTCGCGACTTAATCGCCTGGCAGAAGGCGATGGAGCTGGCCAAACCGGTTTATCAGGTAACGACGCGGATGCCCGAGACAGAGCGCTTCGGTCTGACGGCGCCGATGCGTCGCTCGGTCGTGTCGATTCCGTCGAACATCGCCGAGGGGCACGGGTGACAGAGTCTGACGGAATACCTGCGCTTCTTGAAGATAGCGCGCGGCTCGCTGATGGAATTGCAGACGCGGTTGCTGCTGGCGAAAGCGCTGGTGTTCATTCAGATTCCGCAGTTGCTGAACGAGCTTCAAATGGAAACCGACCGCGTACTACCGGGATTGATCTGCAGCCTGGAGAAATTGCCAGCGTAAGCTCTTCGTGGCTCCGTGGCTCCGCGGCTCCGTGGCTTCCGTCCTCGGTGCGACGCCAGCTCGACGCCGAACTCGCCCTGATCGCCGAGCTGAAATACGAGCACTACTTCCTCACCGTCTGGGACCTGGTGCGCTTTGCGCGCGAGCGCGGGATTCTGTGTCAGGGGCGCGGGTCGGCCGCGAACTCGGCGGTGTGCTATTGCCTCGGCGTCACCGCGGTCGATCCGGCGCGCATCGACCTGCTGTTCGAGCGCTTCATCAGTCGCGAACGCAACGAGCCGCCGGATATTGACATCGACTTCGAGCACGAACGGCGGGAGGAAGTGTTTCAATACATCTACGAAAAATACGGGCGCGAGCGGGCGGCGATCACCGCGGAAGTCATCAGCTATCGTCCGCGATCGGCGGTGCGCGATGTGGGTAAAGCGCTCGGTTTGTCGCTCGATCGCGTGGATGTGTTGGCGAAGGCACTGGATTGGTGGAGTGACGAAGCCGTGCCGGAGGAAGCCTTGCGCGCAGCGGGGCTCGACCCGCAGGATCGCACGGTGCAAATGGTTGTGCGGCTGGTGCGGCAGATTTTGGGCTTTCCGCGGCACCTGTCGCAGCACGTGGGCGGGTTCGTGATCACGGAGACGCCATTGTGTGAAATCGTGCCGCTGGAAAACGGCGCGATGCCGGACCGCACCTTCATCGAATGGGATAAAAACGACATCGATGCACTGGGAATTCTCAAGGTGGATTGTCTGGCGTTGGGCATGCTGACGGCGATTGGGAAGTGCTTTGGCATGCTGCAGAGGCACGACAGGAGGGAACAGGGAACGGGGAACAGGGAACAGAGGGGGGGCGCGGGGCGAGGTCACGAGTGTCGCGCGGCGCAGCGATGTTATAGTGGCTGGGCGGCACAAATCGGAAAGGGAGCAGAAGATGACGGTGGATTATCGCGAATTGGTTGTGTGGCAGAAGAGCATCGAACTAGCAAAGGTTGTGTATCGGCTCACACAACGCATGCCGGAGAGCGAGCGATTCGGGCTGACCAATCAGATGCGACGGGCCAGCGTCTCGATCCCGAGCAACATTGCGGAGGGCAACGCGCGGCAGTCGCGACGCGACTATTTGCACTTTCTGACGATTGCGCGGGGGTCGCTGGCCGAACTGGAGACGCAGGTGACAATCGCGGAGGCGCTGGAATTGCTGCCACGCGATTCGGATGCACGGAATCGAATCGCCGAAATCGGGCGCATATTGCAGGGACTGATCAGGAGCCTGCAGCCGGCGCGGTGAGCCGAGACACTGTTCCTTGTTCCCTGTTCCCTGTTCCCTCGTCTCTGACCGACATTCCCCCCGAAGACCCCCTTGTCTACGACATGATCTGCGCCGCCGATACCGTCGGCGTGTTCCAGATCGAAAGCCGCGCGCAGGTGTCGATGTTGCCGCGCCTCAAGCCGCGGTGCTTTTATGACCTGGTTATCGAAGTTGCGATTGTGCGGCCGGGGCCGATTCAAGGCGGGATGGTGCACCCATACCTCCGCC comes from Phycisphaerae bacterium and encodes:
- a CDS encoding ABC transporter ATP-binding protein; the protein is MPPSTPEPVVRLDSVVKVYQPAAGVEVPALRGVSFTIYRGEYIAIVGPSGSGKSTLLNILGCLDRPTSGTYWLDGHDVSRFDDDALSDIRGRRIGFVFQSFNLIATQTVLENLETPLYYQGFRARERKQMALQLIERVGLADRAEHRPHELSGGQQQRVAIARALANDPAILLADEPTGNLDSKTGQLILQMLDELNAAGRTVIIVTHDMNVARRCGRVVELSDGLIQDGGSAA
- a CDS encoding four helix bundle protein, which codes for MTVDYRELVVWQKSIELAKVVYRLTQRMPESERFGLTNQMRRASVSIPSNIAEGNARQSRRDYLHFLTIARGSLAELETQVTIAEALELLPRDSDARNRIAEIGRILQGLIRSLQPAR
- a CDS encoding 4-(cytidine 5'-diphospho)-2-C-methyl-D-erythritol kinase; the protein is METLLRNAPAKINLTLRVTGVRSDGFHELESLVAQINLCDTVSVASHEDGCYGLTCDDPTLASDGSNLVLRAAKALNAAARTNHGTQIDLRKRIPAGSGLGGGSSDAATTLTLLNDLWQTRFERAQLAALGAELGSDVPLFLHTPLCILRGRGEQIEDLGAPPALWLALILPEIHCATPAVYATCDRLGPPPPRPPLTEVLAARTSANALMDLLFNDLEAAAFQVAPELGALAAEISAVTGQAVRLTGSGAALFRLFDHPRAAAKFALAVGTETGTRTDVIALRT
- the prfA gene encoding peptide chain release factor 1 — translated: MERVKEMVSKGDDIAAQMVRPEVASNGALMTRLAREHGELEKIARPYRDYRRVTDQLVESQELLADDADPDLRQLAEAELPDLEARREKLLNDLKERLVTGDEASISSIILEIRAGTGGDEAALFAGDLLGMYTAYAARKGHKVEVMSISPSELGGIKEAILNVTGEEVYLHFRFEAGGHRVQRVPKTEAQGRIHTSAATVAVLPEPEEIEIDVNWEKDVLEHVSRAGGPGGQNVNKVSSAIKLEHIPTGITVSMRDEKSQHKNRAKARRVLLSRLYEHFQTAQQKQVASDRKSMVGSGDRSERIRTYNFPQNRVTDHRINKDVYDLPRILVAGDLDEFLHELHDRDLRLRLEAL
- the rpmE gene encoding 50S ribosomal protein L31; translation: MKPDIHPKYGEAQVSCACGNTFTTRATVPVIKVDICNVCHPFYTGKQKFVDAAGRVERFQKKFGGDYFKPRAEEKPGARH
- a CDS encoding acyl-CoA dehydrogenase family protein, with product MPNATDPDFMQLEGLLTEDERHVRDAVGRFVDERVLPIIAACFEEERFPRELIPEMAAMGLFGPTFKDYGCAGLSNVAYGLIMQELERGDSGLRSFASVQSGLVMYPIHRYGSDEQKERWLPALAQGQAIGCFGLTEPDGGSDPGTMKTRARRAGGDWVLSGAKMWITNGTVADVAVVWAQTDEGIRGFLVEQGAPGFTSRDIAHKFSLRASVTSELFFDDCRVPERNRLPGAVGLAAPLSCLTQARYGIAWGAIGAAQACFREALAFARQRVLFGEPLIQKQIIQQRLAEMVRRISTAQLLVWQLGRLKDLDQMHHTQVSLAKWNNVRMALDVARDARDLLGAGGITVEQVPIRHMLNLESVITYEGTETIHQLIVGREICGVEVF
- a CDS encoding zinc ribbon domain-containing protein codes for the protein MPLKIRCPHCLRVLVAADETAGQTKLCPACGQNFNVPLPSELMAQKPAAAQSNVPTCPRCHAEVAPTAVWCHQCHTNLATGKRLPLRQRLRFLTWRFWTIAGASVAVGVLVLFAVLHMVRIQRQPPPAPFVPTAPKEIAGAELAAQLFAARTSADREAALCALSGVEQRAAPAVADALAAALDKYTDAPQARANVRAALDLLVRTRDAHLSARADWLALLERCQQQRGLRATALRARAQLGDERVAADLADLWLSELQRSLLLARVAGAARSNDEPGTRLGLRQATTDLSRTTAGLRILAQNEPLGVFERLLASYWESWSWLGQQRGERLADAIFDLARPAQQSLNFDPRDVRQPRDILKRIGASAAAPVRAAAGLVLEQRGPQYRSACHTIAESLAQLLPTCDPHDQQRLTWAIARLRGKLFGEAGRADPLDVTPAEIAAAAEWGQPGSKPTLKGPYPAAPVLKWRAVPATRLLERDLLAQLHGGWPAARRTLDDWLAAELGCTPRIAALVSPGQRDPDYPAVTMALVIAATSNAQALRPQLELWHEATEQPAWLRALAYTVLGSLDARTGKWTSGWPAGLDPGDVTTLDSGDPGWEPFGRVLVAGGPGMLERAADFKPAPLPTRLRDRLLAAAKAANRAAP